In Nicotiana tabacum cultivar K326 chromosome 19, ASM71507v2, whole genome shotgun sequence, one DNA window encodes the following:
- the LOC107771687 gene encoding uncharacterized protein LOC107771687, with product MRRSLTKLSHCSIGRPPTTPPSSISSAFSTFSGGGGSGRGRGRGSDSPNFGFSPGKPESKPESFPPTATPDGIGHGGGRGKPFPSSSILPSFSSFVDKPNPNPSPPAGRGRGGPGQFTPPQPQPQQQHQQPSPLKKPIFFAKEEETSYSNPSSSDAPKQREDSNLASSLTSLLSGAGRGKPLQTASSPVSEKPKEENRHLRVRQQQQQQRADADSGKRASSPPPQRLSREDAVKKAVGILSRHDDGDGDGGGRGVGGFGGRGGRGAMRGRGGRGRGRGRGYGRREENENDSLESGFYLGDNADGEKLANKLGPETMNTLAEAFEEMSARVLPSPMDDAYVEALHTNMMIECEPEYLMGDFESNPDIDEKPPISLRDALEKMKPFLMAYEGIKDQEEWEKVIEETMETVPLMKEIVDYYSGPDRVTAKQQQQELERVAKTLPQSAPNSVKRFTERAVLSLQSNSGWGFDKKCQFMDKVVWEVSQHYK from the exons ATGAGACGAAGCTTGACCAAGCTTTCTCACTGCTCCATCGGCAGACCCCCCACCACCCCACCCTCTTCCATTTCCTCCGCCTTTTCCACTTTCTCCGGCGGCGGCGGCAGTGGTCGAGGCAGGGGAAGAGGTTCCGATTCCCCAAACTTCGGATTCAGTCCGGGAAAACCCGAATCCAAACCCGAATCATTCCCTCCTACGGCTACCCCTGATGGAATCGGACATGGAGGAGGCCGAGGTAAACCATTCCCGTCCTCCTCAATTCTCCCCTCATTTTCTTCTTTCGTCGATAAACCCAATCCTAACCCTAGTCCCCCGGCTGGACGTGGCCGAGGTGGGCCCGGACAATTTACCCCACCACAACCTCAGCCGCAACAGCAGCATCAGCAGCCGTCGCCGCTGAAGAAACCTATTTTCTTCgctaaagaagaagaaacatctTATTCAAATCCTAGCTCTTCTGATGCTCCGAAACAAAGAGAAGATAGTAATCTTGCTTCTAGTTTAACATCGCTTTTGTCCGGTGCGGGACGAGGGAAGCCCCTGCAAACAGCTTCTTCTCCTGTATCTGAGAAGCCTAAGGAAGAGAATCGCCATCTCCGGGTtcggcagcagcagcagcagcagagaGCTGATGCTGATTCAGGGAAGAGGGCGAGCAGTCCACCTCCCCAGAGGTTGAGTAGGGAGGATGCTGTAAAGAAGGCCGTAGGGATATTGTCGAGACATGATGATGGTGATGGTGATGGTGGTGGGAGAGGGGTAGGAGGGTTTGGAGGGAGGGGTGGACGTGGTGCAATGAGAGGCAGAGGGGGAAGGGGAAGGGGAAGAGGACGAGGTTATGGTCGTCGTGAGGAGAATGAGAATGATAGTTTAGAGAGTGGGTTTTATCTAGGTGATAATGCTGATGGAGAGAAATTGGCTAACAAGCTTGGACCTGAAACTATGAACACATTGGCTGAAGCCTTTGAAGAAATGAGTGCTAGAGTGTTGCCTTCTCCTATGGATGATGCTTACGTGGAGGCCCTCCACACTAACATGATG ATAGAGTGTGAGCCAGAGTACTTGATGGGAGACTTTGAAAGCAATCCTGATATTGATGAGAAGCCTCCAATTTCCCTTCGGGATGCTCTTGAAAAGATGAAGCCATTCCTCATGGCATATGAAGGGATTAAGGATCAAGAAGAGTGGGAG AAAGTCATCGAAGAAACTATGGAGACAGTCCCACTTATGAAAGAGATTGTTGATTACTACAGTGGACCTGATAGAGTAACGGCAAAACAACAGCAACAAGAGCTGGAAAGAGTGGCAAAAACTCTTCCACAAAGTGCACCTAATTCAGTAAAGCGGTTCACAGAGCGTGCTGTTCTGTCTCTACAG AGCAACTCAGGGTGGGGATTTGACAAGAAATGCCAGTTCATGGATAAGGTTGTATGGGAGGTTTCTCAGCATTACAAGTAG